GGTTTGAAAGTGCTGTGGAGGATAAAGATTACAATGTGAAAGACCTGGAAATACCATTGACCACGGAAGCACTTTCCGCTAAGAGCGAGGGTACCGGATATATCCGCTACGTCCGGTTCAGCGCCAACTAATGTACTGAGTACCTTATGACTATTTCAATATGGAGATACAGCCACCTAGCGTTGGCTGTATCTTCTTTTCTTTTACTGACCCTTGCTTCAATAACCGGTATAGTGCTGTCATTTCAGCCATTATCCGAGAAAATACTACCCTACCGCACCGAAGGTTTCAGTGAAACCACACTCGCGCAAACGCTCCCGCTGCTCCGGAAACAATACCCGGAAATCAGCGAGCTGACGGTCGACAAAAATGATTTTGTACAGATCAAAGGCACGGATGCGGAGGGGAAAAAACTGGTAGCCTACATTGATCCCAAAACAGGTAAAATCCTGGGCTACCCGACCGCGAAAAGTGAGTTTTTTGAATGGGTTACCGCCTTGCACCGCTCGCTTTTCATCCATGAAACGGGCCGGTTTTTGATTGGACTTACTTCCTTTTTGCTGCTATTGATCACCGTTTCCGGTACCATGCTGATCATACAGCGACAGCGGGGATTAAAGCGCTTTTTCACCCGCATCGTCAGGGATAATTTTGCGCAGTACTATCATGTCGTGCTGGGGCGGCTGTCCCTCATTCCGATTTTCATTATTGCACTGAGCGGCACATACCTTTCACTCGCCCGTTTCGGACTCATTGAAACGTCCAAAGTCTCATCGGAAGTGGATTTTGACGCCATTAAATCAGCACCGGTGAAAGATCCGGCTGACTTTGATATTTTCAAAAAAGTAAGGCTTTCGGAAGTACAGAGCATTGAATTTCCGTTTTCGGAAGATCCCGAAGATTACTATACGCTAAAACTCACCGACCGCGAAGTGACTGTGAACCAGATTACCGGCGACATGCTCACGGGAGTTAAATACCCCACAGCCGCATTGCTTACCGAGCTGAGCCTGGATCTGCATACTGGCCGGACTAGCGGGATTTGGGCTATTTTACTGGCATTTGCTTCGGGTAACATCCTGTTTTTCATTTACTCAGGTTTCGCCATGACTTTCAAACGCAGGGCTAACCGGATGAAAAACAAATACACCGCCGACGAAAGTGAGTTTATCATTCTGGTAGGTTCGGAAAATGGCAGCACGTTCGGCTTTGCCAATGCGATCCACCAACAACTGATCGCCGGGGGAAAATCTGCTTATGTTACGGAACTGAATAACTATAAGGTTTTCCCAAAAGCATCGAATATGATTGTGATGGCGGCGACTTACGGACTCGGCAATCCGCCTACCAATGCAGCCCATTTTGCCGCAAAATTAGAAAAGCACAAACAACTGAATCCGGTACGTTTTTCGGTGGTAGGCTTCGGCTCGCACGGCTACCCCGATTTTTGCAAATTCGCTTTTGAAGTCGATAACCTGTTTGCAAAACAGCAATGGGCCGTCCCGACCTTGGAAATACACACGGTTAATGATAAATCCCCGGACGAGTTCAGTCAGTGGGCTGCCGGCTGGTCGCAGCAGGCGGGTGTGGCGCTGAACATATCTTCCGGCTTGCTCACTACCCGGCCCGAAACGCCGCAGGAACTAACGGTGGTTTCTAAGACAGCGGTGTCGGGACCAGGAGAGTCATTTTTAATCAGCCTGCGTCCCAAACGTCGTGCAAAATACACGTCCGGCGACCTGTTGGCGATATACCCTGCAAGTGATCATCGCGAGCGGCTTTATTCTATTGGCAAGGTTGGAGACGACATTCAATTGAGTGTAAAGCTGCACGAAAACGGGATGGGTTCCGATTATTTATATTGTCTTAATCCAGGGAGTGTTATCAGTGCGCGGATTGTCGGCAATGATCATTTTCATTTTCCTCAAAACGCAGGTTCGGTGATTATGATCTCCAACGGGACAGGCATTGCACCATTTCTCGGCATGATCGATGAGCAGAGTGCCAATTCAAATAGCCGTTTGTACTGCGGATTCCGCGATCAGGCCTCTTTCGCACTTTATAAAGCTTCAATCCAAAAGAACCTGGAAGACAAAAAACTGGGCAGCCTGCATGTAGCCTATTCCCGCGAGGGCGAAAAACAATACGTGAGAGACTTGCTGGCGAAGGACGAAGCTTTTGTGGCGGATACCTTGAAAAACAATGGTGTGATCATGCTCTGCGGGTCTTTATCAATGCAAAAGAATGTGGTCGCATTGCTGGAAGACATTTGCCAAACCCATCTTGGCAAAAGCGTCAGCTACTACCAGTCGCACAGCCAGGTACTCATGGACTGTTATTGAGGTTGGTACTGGGAAATGTCAAAGTTTTTAGAAGTAGCGACTTTCCCGGCGTCGGTAATCATTACGCAGCTGAATTCGGGAAAACGGTTGATCAGTTTTAACCCGGTTTCTTTACCCAAAACCATTAGTGAAGTACTGAAACCATTGGCCCTTTCGGCGCTGGGGCCGAAAACTGTCACGCTCGTCAGTCCTGAGGCCGGGTAGCCAGTGGCAGGATTGATAATGTGCGAATAACGCTTGCCATTGAAAGTCACAAACTTTTCGTAGCTCCCCGAAGTCACCACAGCACCTTGCCGAAGCGGTACCACTGCGAAAAGTTCACCCTGATGAACCGGGTCGCTGATACCAATGATCCAGTCGCTGCCGTCGGGTTGCTTTCCCCATGTGCTCATATCCCCGGAACCATTAACAATTCCCGCTTTAATGCCCCTTTTCAACATCATTTCCCGACATTGATCTGCTGCGTAACCTTCGCCCAATGCACCGAACCCGATCTTCATCCCTTTCAGTTTCAGGAAAATAGTGGAATGCGCTTTATCGAGGATAATGTTCTGATAGCCCACTTTTTCAACGGATTTTTTGATGGCTGCAGCAGTCGGCATCACCGTCATGGAGCCATCGAATTTCCAGATCCTGTCCATGGCCGCAAAGCTGATGTCAAAAGCACCGCCGGTTAATTTAGAAAGTTCGAGTGCTCTTTCCGTCAATTCAAAAACCTCTTTATCTACTTTAATGGGGCTAATTCCTGCATTTGCATTCACCTGCGATACCTGCGAAGTGGGTTTCCAATCCGATATCAGGTTCTCGATCCGGGTTATTTCGGCAATGACGGTATCAATATTCATTTCCGCCGCAGCAGAATCCTTCGCCACGATGGTAATGTCGAACCGCCCGCCCATCAGCATAGTAGTCCTCTTCCGCAAAACCTGAGCCTGCAAATCAAGACACCAAAGCATTAGCAAAATAGCAAACCAATTTTTCATTCATTCACTCATTAACTCATTCACTCATTCACTCATTCAATATCACCCCGCCCGAACGCTACTTCCTCACCAGTTTCAAAATCTTCCCCGTTCCATGGTTACAAATATACAGCTCATTGGCGGCGTCGGTCCCGAAAGCTGAGATCTGCCCTACTCCCTCAGCAAGTATCGTGTTTTTGACCGCCTTACCATCTTTCGTTTCCAATGCAAACACGCGGCCGCTCACATAATCTCCAAAAATATATTTTCCCCGAAGCGCAGGAACATTGTTACCCCGGTAAACAAAACCACCGGTAATGGAATGCTCTCCTTTCGACTGTGGCATGTCCAGTACAGGATCGATCAACCCGCTTTCACCACAATCTTTTTTAGGATTGTAGCAGTCGACACTTTCCTTCCTGCGCCAGCCGTAGTTGCCTCCTTTTACAATGATATCGATCTCCTCCCTCGCATTTTGTCCGACGTCTCCCGCCCAAAGTGTATTGGTAGCGTCATCAAAACTGATCCTCCACGGATTCCGTAGCCCGTATGCATAAATTTCCTCTCTAAAACCCTCCTTATTGCCTGCAAAAGGATTGTCTTTGGGAATTCCGTAGTTACCTTTTTCAGTACTATTCACATCAACTCTCAATATTTTCCCCAGAAAAGCACTTTTGTTTTGCCCATTATTGCTGGGATCTCCCCAGCTCCCGCCGTCGCCCGTGGAAACGTACAGGTAGCCGTCTTTGCCAAATTTCACAGCGCCACCATTATGGTTATCAAAAGGTTGATCAAATGTGAATAAAACCGTCTCACTGGCCGCATCCGCCTGGTTTTTATTGGAAGCGCTGACTTTATACCGAACAATCGCGGTTTCAAGCTTACCGCCAGTTTTCCTTGTATAGTTCAAAAAGAAGTAACCATTGTTTTTGTAATCCGGGTGAAAAGTCAGACCGAGTAGTCCCGCTTCGCCGCCATAGCTCACCTTTGATTTAATATTCAGAAATTCCTGGGAAGTAGCTGTGCTGCTGTTATTGTCAAAAACCCGGATCGTTCCTTCTTGTTCCAACACAAACAACCTGTTTGAACCATCGTTAGCATGTGTCAGGTCCACGGGAGACTGGAATGTTAGCTGAGGAAATGCCTCGGTCACCTTCACGCTTTCGTCCGCCACCGGGCCGATACCTTCCCGCGTGGACGACTTACAAGCAATCAGCAATAGTGCCAGCACAACTAGCTTTCGGGAGATTGGTTTCATGGGAGATGGATTTAGGTGGTTCAGATACCGGCTGCGGCGGCCCAATTATATGGCAAATCCGCGAAGGAAAGAAGTGGGATTTTAATTTATTTTCCCTATCGTTGTATCTTCAAAGCTATAACGCATTCAAACGACGCGAATGAAGGCAACTTTTACTTGTATTTTCTGCATTTCCGCTCTCTGGGCAAACGCTCAAACCGGTACCGATACACTCAAAAGTAATGCACTGCAGGAGGTGGTCATCACTGCGTCCAGGGTTAGTGAAAGTATCCTCGTATCGCCGGTAAGCGTCCAAAAAGTAAACCGCAGCACCATTGCATTATCCCCCGCCCTTTCCTTTTTTGATGGGTTAGAAAATGCGCAGGGAATACACATGATCACTCCTTCACTGAGCTTTAAAGTTTTGAATGCCAGGGGATTTTCAAACACGACCAATGTACGTTTTGCACAGCTCGTGGATGGTATGGACGTGCAGTCGCCGCATATCGGAGGCGCTATCGGGAATTCGCTTGGCCCCACTGACCTGGACATTGATAATGTTGAAATTTTGCCGGGTACTGCCTCTGCTTTGTATGGGATGAACACGGTGAATGGTCTGGCCAACTTCTTTACTAAAAATCCTTTCACGTCCGAGGGCCTTTCCATACAGCAGAAAACCGCAGTTAACCACATCAACGACCGCCATAGCAAAGCCAAACCGTTTTCAGAAACAACATTGCGTTTCGCGAAAGTCATCTCGCCAAAATGGGCATTTAAAATCAATGGGGCATTGACAAAAGGATACGACTGGATCGCTTCTGACCAAACGGAGCTCAATGCAAATGCTAACAGCAGCACGCAACTGTTTGGCGCAGATAATCCTGCCCAGGATCCTGTAAACAGCTATGGCAATGAAAGTTCTGACAGAAAAACGATTACGCTTGGCGGAAAAAAGTATGTGGTAAGCCGCACGGGATATCAGGAAATGGATGTGGTGGATTATAACCTGCAAAATATCAAGGCCGACGCCGGTATTTATTACAAAATCGCGCCGGACGCCATGCTGACCTACACGTATCATTTCAGCCAGCTTGACAATGTGTACCAGCGGGCCAACCGTTTTCGGCTGCAAAATTATCTGCTTCAGCAACAAGCCATTCAGTATCAGTCCAGGTCCATTCAGGCGAAGCTGTACATCAATTCTGAAAACACAGGAAGGTCGTACAATCTGCGATCCATGGGCGAGAATATGGACCGCAGCTACAAGCCTGACAATGCCTGGTATGCTGATTTCACGACGGGATTCAACCAATCCGCGGCAGGCGGCGCGACCGTGGCCGCTGCATTAAAACAGGCAAGGGCAGCGGCAGACGCAGGACGATATGTACCTGGTACAGATTCATTTAACCAACAGCTTCAAAAACTCCAGGACATCAACAACTGGGACGTCGGCGCGGCGTTACGGGTAAAAGCAAGCCTGGTACACGCCGAAGTGCAGGCAAACCTGACAGAAACTTATTTGCATTCTCTCAAAACCAAATACGACATTGACCTGCTCATCGGGGCCGACCATAGAACGTATATCATTGTTCCGGATGGTAATTATTTTGTAAATCCGGTAGCCGGTAAAGAAGGCAAAAACATCAGCTACGGCAAAACAGGCGGCTTCATTTCAATCAGCAAAGGATTGATGCAAAGCAAATTAAAGCTGGGGGCCATTTTACGGGCCGATAAAAACGACTATTTCTCTACCACATTCAACCCCAGACTGAGCGCGGTTTACAGTCCTGTTTACGACCATAATTTCAGGGTTTCGTTCCAAAGCGGCTACCGTTTCCCGAGCATTTTTGAGGCTTACAGCAATGTCAATAGCGGCGGTGTAAAACGCGTGGGCGGACTGCCGGTTATGTCCAGCGGGATTTTCGAAAATGCATGGCTGGCTACCTCCATTACCGCATTCCAGAACGCGGTACTTGCCGACATTAATCAGAATGGTTTGTCTCAGGTTGCGGCCATTGAAAAGAACAAAGGATTGCTCAAAAAGAGCCCGTACACCTACATGAAACCCGAGCACGCCCGTACATGGGAGGCTGGTTATAAAGGCCTTTTTTTCAACAAAACCCTTTATGCAAATGCGGATATGTATGTGAGCCGGTTCAGCAATTTTATCGCTCAGGCCAATATGAATGTGCCCAATTCAAAAGATGCAGCAACGATTCCGGTTGATTTGTATGATAAAGCAAAACAGTCGCCGTACCGGATGTATACCAACTCACAGTCCATTATTTACAATTACGGGTTCAGTGCTGGTTTGAATTATCAATACAAAAAAGACCTGATCATTTCGGTCAATACCACTTTTGCAAAACTAAAAAACGCGGAGAAACAGGACGGGCTGGAAGACGGATTTAATACCCCGAAATGGATTTATAATATCTCCCTGTCGAAGAAAAACCTCATCAAAAACACGGACGCGACGATAGCTTACAAATGGCAGTCGGGCTACTACTCGCAGACATTTTTGGTAACGGGCCAGGTACCTTCCTACGGCA
The genomic region above belongs to Dyadobacter pollutisoli and contains:
- a CDS encoding PepSY domain-containing protein, which gives rise to MTISIWRYSHLALAVSSFLLLTLASITGIVLSFQPLSEKILPYRTEGFSETTLAQTLPLLRKQYPEISELTVDKNDFVQIKGTDAEGKKLVAYIDPKTGKILGYPTAKSEFFEWVTALHRSLFIHETGRFLIGLTSFLLLLITVSGTMLIIQRQRGLKRFFTRIVRDNFAQYYHVVLGRLSLIPIFIIALSGTYLSLARFGLIETSKVSSEVDFDAIKSAPVKDPADFDIFKKVRLSEVQSIEFPFSEDPEDYYTLKLTDREVTVNQITGDMLTGVKYPTAALLTELSLDLHTGRTSGIWAILLAFASGNILFFIYSGFAMTFKRRANRMKNKYTADESEFIILVGSENGSTFGFANAIHQQLIAGGKSAYVTELNNYKVFPKASNMIVMAATYGLGNPPTNAAHFAAKLEKHKQLNPVRFSVVGFGSHGYPDFCKFAFEVDNLFAKQQWAVPTLEIHTVNDKSPDEFSQWAAGWSQQAGVALNISSGLLTTRPETPQELTVVSKTAVSGPGESFLISLRPKRRAKYTSGDLLAIYPASDHRERLYSIGKVGDDIQLSVKLHENGMGSDYLYCLNPGSVISARIVGNDHFHFPQNAGSVIMISNGTGIAPFLGMIDEQSANSNSRLYCGFRDQASFALYKASIQKNLEDKKLGSLHVAYSREGEKQYVRDLLAKDEAFVADTLKNNGVIMLCGSLSMQKNVVALLEDICQTHLGKSVSYYQSHSQVLMDCY
- a CDS encoding FAD:protein FMN transferase → MKNWFAILLMLWCLDLQAQVLRKRTTMLMGGRFDITIVAKDSAAAEMNIDTVIAEITRIENLISDWKPTSQVSQVNANAGISPIKVDKEVFELTERALELSKLTGGAFDISFAAMDRIWKFDGSMTVMPTAAAIKKSVEKVGYQNIILDKAHSTIFLKLKGMKIGFGALGEGYAADQCREMMLKRGIKAGIVNGSGDMSTWGKQPDGSDWIIGISDPVHQGELFAVVPLRQGAVVTSGSYEKFVTFNGKRYSHIINPATGYPASGLTSVTVFGPSAERANGFSTSLMVLGKETGLKLINRFPEFSCVMITDAGKVATSKNFDISQYQPQ
- a CDS encoding PQQ-dependent sugar dehydrogenase — encoded protein: MKPISRKLVVLALLLIACKSSTREGIGPVADESVKVTEAFPQLTFQSPVDLTHANDGSNRLFVLEQEGTIRVFDNNSSTATSQEFLNIKSKVSYGGEAGLLGLTFHPDYKNNGYFFLNYTRKTGGKLETAIVRYKVSASNKNQADAASETVLFTFDQPFDNHNGGAVKFGKDGYLYVSTGDGGSWGDPSNNGQNKSAFLGKILRVDVNSTEKGNYGIPKDNPFAGNKEGFREEIYAYGLRNPWRISFDDATNTLWAGDVGQNAREEIDIIVKGGNYGWRRKESVDCYNPKKDCGESGLIDPVLDMPQSKGEHSITGGFVYRGNNVPALRGKYIFGDYVSGRVFALETKDGKAVKNTILAEGVGQISAFGTDAANELYICNHGTGKILKLVRK
- a CDS encoding TonB-dependent receptor plug domain-containing protein encodes the protein MKATFTCIFCISALWANAQTGTDTLKSNALQEVVITASRVSESILVSPVSVQKVNRSTIALSPALSFFDGLENAQGIHMITPSLSFKVLNARGFSNTTNVRFAQLVDGMDVQSPHIGGAIGNSLGPTDLDIDNVEILPGTASALYGMNTVNGLANFFTKNPFTSEGLSIQQKTAVNHINDRHSKAKPFSETTLRFAKVISPKWAFKINGALTKGYDWIASDQTELNANANSSTQLFGADNPAQDPVNSYGNESSDRKTITLGGKKYVVSRTGYQEMDVVDYNLQNIKADAGIYYKIAPDAMLTYTYHFSQLDNVYQRANRFRLQNYLLQQQAIQYQSRSIQAKLYINSENTGRSYNLRSMGENMDRSYKPDNAWYADFTTGFNQSAAGGATVAAALKQARAAADAGRYVPGTDSFNQQLQKLQDINNWDVGAALRVKASLVHAEVQANLTETYLHSLKTKYDIDLLIGADHRTYIIVPDGNYFVNPVAGKEGKNISYGKTGGFISISKGLMQSKLKLGAILRADKNDYFSTTFNPRLSAVYSPVYDHNFRVSFQSGYRFPSIFEAYSNVNSGGVKRVGGLPVMSSGIFENAWLATSITAFQNAVLADINQNGLSQVAAIEKNKGLLKKSPYTYMKPEHARTWEAGYKGLFFNKTLYANADMYVSRFSNFIAQANMNVPNSKDAATIPVDLYDKAKQSPYRMYTNSQSIIYNYGFSAGLNYQYKKDLIISVNTTFAKLKNAEKQDGLEDGFNTPKWIYNISLSKKNLIKNTDATIAYKWQSGYYSQTFLVTGQVPSYGSLDAQATYHLPAVKSIIKIGASNLLNHYYNSFLGGPSVGGMYYVTVGYGIN